Proteins encoded within one genomic window of Dyadobacter chenhuakuii:
- a CDS encoding winged helix-turn-helix transcriptional regulator: protein MLTNGRCPKTALSIKDALEALEGRWKLLILFSLSGGSKRFKQISREVPGITDKTLSKELKNLESNKLITRNVYDTFPPTVEYTITDHGRSLENVLEGLHYWGLKHRAMVIEE, encoded by the coding sequence ATGTTAACCAATGGCCGCTGCCCCAAAACGGCACTCTCAATCAAGGATGCTCTGGAAGCCCTCGAAGGACGATGGAAATTACTTATCCTTTTCTCACTATCCGGCGGAAGCAAGCGTTTCAAGCAGATCTCGCGGGAAGTGCCGGGCATTACAGATAAGACATTATCCAAAGAGCTGAAAAACCTGGAAAGCAATAAGCTGATCACCAGAAACGTCTACGACACATTCCCGCCTACTGTTGAATATACCATCACAGATCACGGCAGATCGCTTGAAAATGTATTGGAAGGTTTGCATTACTGGGGCTTAAAGCACCGCGCTATGGTGATAGAAGAATAA
- a CDS encoding SdpI family protein, which produces MNIILLGHIGFMLCSVVVVMLVRLVKPGKINSFVGYRTPLSMKNEETWREANRFSARIQVWVSIIFCMLTVSSYFLVGGMTSFYVCSFLLAIMSISVIPITEYNLRKKFDADGKYLS; this is translated from the coding sequence ATGAACATAATATTATTAGGCCATATCGGATTTATGTTATGCAGTGTGGTTGTGGTAATGTTGGTGCGGCTTGTTAAACCTGGCAAGATCAATTCCTTTGTTGGATACCGCACGCCCTTATCCATGAAAAATGAAGAGACATGGCGGGAGGCGAATCGCTTCAGTGCGAGGATTCAGGTTTGGGTATCGATCATTTTTTGTATGCTCACTGTTAGCTCTTATTTTTTGGTTGGCGGCATGACTTCATTTTATGTGTGCAGTTTCTTGCTTGCCATTATGTCCATTTCCGTTATCCCAATTACCGAGTACAATCTTCGCAAGAAATTTGACGCTGACGGTAAGTATTTAAGTTGA
- a CDS encoding PH domain-containing protein, whose protein sequence is MLEAKKKTYKSEIGPELSISISGVLMIVSILLITKGGWAGLAIAALLAVFFLHLFSTTYYQILDDQLRIKSGFLMDRRIPIKSITKIVETRNPLSSPALSLNRLELKYNRYDSIMVSPKDRTHFIADLLEISEHIEVPSSYILKH, encoded by the coding sequence ATGTTAGAAGCAAAGAAAAAAACTTACAAATCTGAAATAGGCCCTGAGCTATCCATTTCAATTTCAGGCGTGCTCATGATTGTCAGCATCTTACTTATTACAAAAGGAGGCTGGGCCGGTTTGGCAATTGCTGCATTGCTAGCAGTGTTTTTTTTGCATTTGTTTTCAACTACCTATTACCAGATTCTCGACGATCAGCTCAGGATTAAATCCGGGTTTTTGATGGACAGGAGGATACCCATTAAATCGATCACGAAAATCGTGGAAACCCGCAACCCGTTAAGTTCTCCTGCACTGTCGTTAAACAGATTAGAGTTGAAGTATAATCGATATGACAGCATAATGGTCTCTCCCAAAGACCGGACTCACTTCATTGCTGACCTTTTGGAAATCTCTGAACACATTGAAGTTCCGTCTTCTTACATTTTGAAGCACTGA
- a CDS encoding helix-turn-helix domain-containing protein → MTHTTANPKIHEGRNLKRFREMLAVKQEALAIELGEDWNQQKVSLLEQKEQIDSDILEQVAAILKIPAEAIRNFDEQQAVNIISNTFQDSSFVNVGNTPTFNINPIEEIRKLHVEKMELYERMLKEKDEMMGRLERLIGNS, encoded by the coding sequence ATGACACATACTACCGCCAATCCAAAGATCCACGAAGGCCGTAACTTAAAGCGTTTCAGGGAAATGCTTGCTGTAAAACAAGAGGCGTTGGCCATCGAGCTTGGCGAGGACTGGAACCAGCAGAAAGTTTCCCTCCTCGAACAGAAGGAACAGATCGATTCAGATATTTTGGAACAGGTCGCAGCAATTTTGAAGATTCCAGCGGAAGCAATCCGCAATTTTGATGAACAGCAGGCTGTGAATATTATTTCAAATACATTTCAAGATAGCTCATTTGTGAATGTCGGAAATACGCCAACATTCAATATCAATCCAATTGAAGAAATCAGAAAGCTTCATGTCGAGAAAATGGAGCTTTATGAACGGATGTTAAAGGAAAAGGATGAAATGATGGGACGGTTGGAGCGGTTGATTGGGAACAGTTAA
- a CDS encoding MATE family efflux transporter, with protein sequence MTATKQLGEAPIRTLFFQNYGPAIISLLSSIIHQVINGIILGQQVGKDGLAAVGLYGPVKIVLVALSLPIMIGGGVLIGKSIGAGDFKQAQQVFQFATTIVILLGTCVSITAPFTAVPLAQFLAGAANVTLAENTADYAFWQLVGLPFFFLGMIWGNFVRANNAPKVSRNASILAAGVNVVLDLILIVACGMGVKGASIATAVALATGAAYLFVYIKKGNTHLSFSTFRFTLKLPQWKDYFKIGLPSFASEIAFSSGLLLINQSLIGFGATAVAAFGLVNYLSFLLIRPFTAAMIAALPIMSFNIGAKQPQRVLETLRFALGFTLLLGIVVTAIGFFVSDQLIMLFSGAENMAYRKIASQAMGLYFLLFLAAGPNYLLAAFFQSTGKTVISLVINLLKGFLLIAPALMILPEYLGLPGIWLSRSLAEILTLIIVAAYTFYYKDRYFAVNAIVPNT encoded by the coding sequence ATGACCGCCACGAAACAGTTAGGAGAAGCGCCTATCAGGACGCTTTTTTTTCAAAATTATGGTCCTGCTATCATCAGTTTGCTGTCGTCTATCATTCATCAGGTCATTAATGGGATTATACTCGGACAACAAGTAGGAAAGGATGGCCTGGCGGCTGTTGGGTTGTACGGCCCGGTAAAAATTGTTCTGGTAGCACTGAGCTTGCCTATTATGATTGGCGGCGGCGTGCTGATCGGCAAGAGTATCGGAGCGGGAGACTTTAAGCAGGCTCAACAGGTTTTTCAATTTGCTACGACGATTGTTATTTTACTTGGCACTTGTGTATCCATCACTGCACCGTTTACAGCAGTCCCTCTTGCCCAGTTCCTGGCTGGGGCGGCTAATGTTACATTGGCGGAGAACACGGCGGACTATGCTTTCTGGCAGTTGGTGGGGCTGCCGTTTTTCTTTCTGGGAATGATATGGGGAAACTTTGTGCGTGCGAACAACGCGCCGAAAGTCTCGCGAAATGCTTCCATTTTGGCTGCCGGCGTTAATGTTGTTCTGGATCTGATACTGATTGTGGCTTGCGGAATGGGGGTTAAAGGCGCATCCATTGCCACAGCAGTGGCATTGGCCACTGGCGCAGCCTACCTTTTTGTATACATTAAAAAAGGGAATACGCACCTGAGTTTTTCAACATTTCGGTTCACATTGAAACTTCCGCAGTGGAAAGACTATTTTAAAATAGGACTTCCTTCATTTGCGTCCGAAATCGCATTTTCGTCGGGTTTGCTGTTGATTAACCAGTCGCTGATCGGTTTCGGAGCCACGGCAGTGGCTGCATTTGGTTTGGTGAACTATCTCAGTTTCCTGCTCATCCGACCTTTTACCGCTGCAATGATCGCCGCACTTCCCATTATGTCATTCAATATAGGTGCAAAACAACCGCAGCGCGTGTTAGAGACTTTGCGTTTCGCGCTGGGTTTTACACTGTTGCTGGGGATTGTGGTGACCGCAATCGGCTTTTTTGTATCGGATCAGCTGATAATGTTATTTTCGGGAGCTGAGAACATGGCTTACCGGAAAATTGCAAGCCAGGCGATGGGATTATATTTTTTGCTTTTTTTAGCGGCAGGGCCGAATTACCTGCTTGCAGCCTTTTTTCAAAGCACTGGCAAAACAGTCATATCCCTGGTTATTAATTTATTAAAAGGATTTTTACTCATTGCGCCAGCGCTTATGATCCTTCCTGAATATCTTGGCCTGCCGGGCATTTGGCTATCCAGATCTTTGGCCGAAATACTGACTTTAATCATCGTCGCAGCGTACACATTTTACTATAAGGATCGGTATTTTGCCGTCAATGCAATTGTGCCGAATACTTAA